A section of the Rhipicephalus sanguineus isolate Rsan-2018 chromosome 11, BIME_Rsan_1.4, whole genome shotgun sequence genome encodes:
- the LOC119374393 gene encoding uncharacterized protein LOC119374393, translated as MHRPAGEHPRRHNNGPYPIQLQQYEWLLRRFYASPITMGCLASVALFLTVSVVCIFIERVHAKLAAIPPLELASPPWTFWRERAMDNGMPRILLWHRAAMPCGDTNDHGATSNVTYCPTSAVAGQRLVTCEVTDNRSWLESSDAVVFQAERVSPEDMPSRRTGFQNWVLWTRKHVCPVGGPVTPQNDSRLTFATCGRTHPHVRTDFDWSMGRREDSDIKTSYKSWRCGEVDGTSGSTKMADVARRNYDALGYYGDRRDAAWIVDKCDFQLCLLSSISAVQLDVATRATTGRQQQNVSVDLIPDCGRSMCGSRRECLRKIAAHYRFVIISTDTDCFHSPYELIYDAFEFDVVPVLLASPREAVRVPSFSVVYSAQFHGLGDLASHLRMLATNREAYEQYFLWKERCSHVSQNLDDDDVCPLCIALNDQVYNGSTRSSAGFFWSWMTRKRVRPCDACARRMPGFHWAFSPIFKSYRDWQ; from the coding sequence ATGCATCGACCAGCAGGAGAGCATCCGAGACGCCACAACAACGGACCCTACCCTATCCAGCTGCAGCAGTATGAATGGCTTCTTCGTCGTTTCTACGCGTCGCCAATCACGATGGGCTGCCTCGCCAGCGTCGCGTTGTTCCTTACAGTATCGGTAGTCTGCATATTCATCGAGCGCGTTCACGCAAAACTTGCGGCGATTCCTCCGCTTGAGCTGGCGTCTCCTCCCTGGACGTTCTGGCGAGAACGGGCAATGGACAATGGCATGCCACGCATCCTACTATGGCACCGAGCCGCGATGCCATGCGGTGACACTAACGACCACGGTGCTACGTCCAACGTGACCTACTGCCCGACAAGTGCCGTTGCTGGTCAGCGGTTGGTAACATGCGAGGTAACGGACAACCGCTCTTGGCTCGAATCTAGTGACGCCGTCGTGTTTCAAGCGGAACGAGTAAGTCCCGAAGACATGCCGTCGCGTCGCACTGGCTTCCAGAACTGGGTCCTCTGGACACGCAAACACGTATGCCCCGTCGGGGGACCAGTGACGCCACAGAACGACTCACGGTTGACCTTCGCAACGTGCGGTCGTACCCACCCGCACGTCCGCACAGACTTCGATTGGTCCATGGGTCGCCGGGAGGACTCGGACATCAAGACGTCTTACAAGTCCTGGCGCTGCGGCGAAGTCGACGGCACCTCCGGAAGCACTAAGATGGCTGACGTCGCTCGGCGTAACTACGACGCACTCGGCTACTACGGAGACCGGAGGGACGCTGCCTGGATCGTCGACAAATGCGACTTTCAGTTGTGTCTACTGTCCAGTATAAGCGCCGTCCAGCTCGACGTGGCGACGCGGGCAACGACCGGAAGACAACAACAAAACGTAAGCGTCGACCTCATACCCGACTGCGGACGCTCCATGTGCGGGTCTCGACGGGAGTGTCTGCGAAAGATCGCCGCCCACTACCGCTTCGTCATCATCTCTACGGACACCGACTGCTTCCACAGCCCGTACGAACTCATCTACGACGCCTTCGAGTTCGACGTCGTTCCCGTGCTCCTGGCGTCGCCTCGAGAGGCGGTCCGGGTTCCGTCCTTCTCCGTGGTCTACTCCGCCCAGTTCCACGGACTCGGAGACTTGGCCTCCCACCTACGCATGCTCGCTACGAATCGGGAGGCCTATGAGCAGTACTTCCTCTGGAAGGAACGCTGCTCCCACGTTTCCCAAAActtagacgacgacgacgtctgTCCTCTCTGTATCGCTCTCAACGACCAGGTGTACAACGGTAGTACTCGGTCGTCAGCGGGCTTCTTCTGGTCGTGGATGACTCGTAAGAGAGTGCGTCCCTGCGATGCTTGCGCTAGGCGTATGCCTGGCTTCCACTGGGCCTTTTCTCCGATTTTCAAGAGTTATCGCGATTGGCAGTGA